A window of Angustibacter sp. Root456 contains these coding sequences:
- a CDS encoding nucleoside hydrolase, which yields MSGVILDCDTGIDDALAIAYAAGAGVPLTACTVVHGNVPVDLGSRNTVTVLDAVGLDGVPVYRGASRPMAQELMTAEHVHGQDGLGDAGIEPSARAVAGDLAAVRIVELARAHPGELSIVAVGPLTNIALALLLEPRLPELVDQVVIMGGAVGAVGNASETGEANIWHDPEAAQVVIDAPWDVVFVGLEATMRTPLTQEQLARIERSEDPRAQLCWRVLQHYLDVYENVLGERSCVLHDPLALVLAVEPGLATYRTVRAFVELGRGGTRGMLVGDLRGFRPDPEDPRAPGVIRIVDTLDTVAFHDRFLAAIGA from the coding sequence GTGAGCGGTGTGATCCTGGACTGCGACACCGGCATCGACGACGCGCTCGCGATCGCCTACGCGGCCGGCGCCGGCGTGCCGCTCACCGCCTGCACGGTGGTGCACGGCAACGTCCCGGTCGACCTCGGGAGCCGCAACACCGTCACGGTGCTCGACGCCGTGGGCCTCGACGGCGTGCCTGTCTACCGCGGCGCGTCGCGACCGATGGCCCAGGAGCTCATGACCGCCGAGCACGTGCACGGCCAGGACGGCCTCGGGGACGCCGGCATCGAGCCGTCCGCCCGAGCGGTGGCCGGCGACCTCGCGGCGGTGCGCATCGTCGAGCTGGCACGGGCGCACCCGGGCGAGCTCAGCATCGTTGCCGTCGGCCCGTTGACGAACATCGCGCTGGCGCTACTGCTGGAGCCACGGCTGCCCGAGCTCGTCGACCAGGTCGTCATCATGGGCGGTGCGGTGGGCGCAGTCGGCAACGCCTCGGAGACGGGCGAGGCCAACATCTGGCACGACCCGGAGGCGGCGCAGGTCGTCATCGACGCGCCGTGGGACGTCGTATTCGTGGGGCTCGAGGCCACGATGCGCACGCCGCTCACCCAGGAGCAGCTCGCGCGCATCGAGCGCAGCGAGGACCCGCGGGCCCAGCTGTGCTGGCGCGTCCTGCAGCACTACCTGGACGTCTACGAGAACGTTCTCGGCGAGCGATCGTGCGTGCTGCACGACCCGCTCGCGCTCGTCCTGGCGGTCGAGCCCGGGCTCGCCACCTACCGGACGGTGCGCGCCTTCGTCGAGCTCGGCCGCGGTGGCACGCGGGGCATGCTCGTCGGCGACCTGCGCGGCTTCCGCCCGGATCCGGAGGACCCGCGCGCCCCCGGCGTGATCCGCATCGTCGACACCCTCGACACCGTCGCCTTCCACGACCGTTTCCTCGCCGCCATCGGCGCCTGA
- a CDS encoding nucleoside hydrolase has protein sequence MTTPVIIDTDPGIDDALALTLAFASPEIEVLGVTTVGGNSGIAHTTENALRLLHLLGADDVPVAAGAQTPLVHADSYADPSTHGEDGFGGVVLDPAPRQADERSAVELMVDLIEKAARPVTVVAIGPLTNLAVLGAAHARTFRKIERIVIMGGGARTLGNMTPAAEFNIWFDPEAAARVFRSGVPVTMVGLDVTHQAVTPQTAWEPLRGKGRLAQAIMGMVDFYTGYHLDHYGTSDTAQHDSLAVGAVIDPGLLQLKECHVDVECAGRLTRGMTVADLDGIGEGTPNARVALEVDTARFNDLLVSRIAALDARLG, from the coding sequence ATGACCACGCCCGTCATCATCGACACCGACCCCGGCATCGACGACGCACTCGCCCTGACGCTCGCCTTCGCCAGCCCGGAGATCGAGGTCCTCGGTGTCACCACGGTCGGTGGCAACTCCGGCATCGCGCACACGACCGAGAACGCCCTGCGGTTGCTGCACCTGCTGGGCGCCGACGACGTGCCTGTCGCAGCTGGCGCGCAGACCCCGCTCGTGCACGCCGACTCCTACGCCGACCCGAGCACGCACGGCGAGGACGGCTTCGGCGGCGTCGTGCTCGACCCCGCACCGCGCCAGGCCGACGAGCGGTCCGCCGTCGAGCTGATGGTCGACCTCATCGAGAAGGCAGCCCGACCCGTGACCGTGGTCGCGATCGGCCCGCTGACCAACCTCGCGGTGCTCGGCGCGGCTCACGCGCGCACGTTCCGCAAGATCGAGCGCATCGTCATCATGGGCGGCGGGGCCCGCACACTCGGCAACATGACGCCGGCAGCCGAGTTCAACATCTGGTTCGACCCGGAGGCGGCCGCCCGCGTGTTCCGCTCCGGCGTCCCCGTCACCATGGTCGGGCTGGACGTCACGCACCAGGCGGTCACACCGCAGACCGCGTGGGAACCGTTGCGCGGCAAGGGCCGTCTGGCCCAGGCGATCATGGGGATGGTCGACTTCTACACCGGCTACCACCTCGACCACTACGGGACGTCCGACACCGCGCAGCACGACTCGCTGGCCGTCGGTGCGGTCATCGACCCTGGGCTGCTGCAGCTCAAGGAGTGCCACGTCGACGTCGAGTGCGCCGGCCGGCTCACGCGGGGCATGACCGTGGCCGACCTGGACGGCATCGGCGAGGGCACGCCGAACGCCCGCGTCGCCCTCGAGGTCGACACCGCGCGCTTCAACGACCTGCTCGTCTCGCGGATCGCCGCGCTCGACGCGCGCCTCGGCTGA
- a CDS encoding nucleoside hydrolase, with the protein MALKMVLDCDTGVDDTMAILYAALHEDVELLGVGAVFGNVPVDTATRNTTHTLAMVGRDDVPVARGADGPLDGRPQTYALFVHGDDGQGNAGTGRPVAPPVQESAAEQIVRLVRAHPGEVEIVAVGPLTNVALALDLCPELPSLVRGVTIMGGAALAPGNVTPLAEVNIWFDPNAAATVFAAPWRVTMVGLDVTMRTTLTEAHRRQLAAGGTVGDYVARILDFYFDFCASRELGERSGFLHDTLAVAVAAGALVPNLAPTVDVQVDTGEGPGRGQTVCDLRGRYMGFPEQPGAHCVVVLETDPGFADEAVALIAAAGDAQIDVTPSRLAASHGNGR; encoded by the coding sequence ATGGCACTCAAGATGGTGCTGGACTGCGACACCGGCGTCGACGACACGATGGCGATCCTCTACGCCGCCCTGCACGAGGACGTCGAGCTGCTCGGGGTCGGCGCCGTGTTCGGCAACGTCCCCGTCGACACCGCGACGCGCAACACGACGCACACCCTGGCGATGGTGGGACGCGACGACGTCCCCGTCGCGCGCGGCGCCGACGGTCCCCTGGACGGGCGCCCCCAGACGTACGCGCTCTTCGTCCACGGCGACGACGGCCAGGGCAACGCCGGCACGGGGCGGCCCGTCGCGCCCCCGGTGCAGGAGTCCGCGGCCGAGCAGATCGTGCGGCTCGTCCGCGCGCACCCGGGGGAGGTGGAGATCGTCGCCGTCGGACCGCTCACCAACGTCGCCCTCGCGCTCGACCTGTGCCCCGAGCTGCCCTCGCTCGTGCGCGGAGTGACCATCATGGGGGGTGCCGCCCTGGCCCCCGGCAACGTGACACCCCTCGCCGAGGTCAACATCTGGTTCGACCCGAACGCGGCAGCCACGGTCTTCGCCGCCCCCTGGCGCGTCACGATGGTCGGGCTCGACGTCACCATGCGCACGACCCTCACCGAGGCGCACCGCCGTCAGCTCGCGGCCGGTGGCACGGTCGGCGACTACGTGGCGCGCATCCTCGACTTCTACTTCGACTTCTGCGCGAGCCGCGAGCTCGGCGAGCGCAGCGGCTTCCTGCACGACACCCTCGCGGTCGCGGTCGCGGCGGGAGCCCTGGTCCCGAACCTGGCTCCCACGGTCGACGTGCAGGTCGACACCGGCGAGGGCCCGGGCCGCGGGCAGACCGTCTGCGACCTGCGCGGCAGGTACATGGGCTTCCCGGAGCAGCCGGGTGCCCACTGCGTCGTGGTGCTCGAGACGGACCCCGGCTTCGCCGACGAGGCGGTCGCGCTGATCGCGGCCGCCGGCGACGCGCAGATCGACGTCACGCCGTCCCGGCTGGCGGCGTCCCACGGCAACGGAAGGTAG
- a CDS encoding nucleoside hydrolase, translating into MALKMVLDCDTGIDDTMALMYAALSPEVDLLAVGAVWGNVDVDTATRNSLHTLAMLGRDEVPVARGAAGPSDGSTAEFAFHVHGDDGQGNAGTGRSVGQPAPVTAAQQIVDAVRAHPGEVEIVAVGPLTNLGEALALDPELPSLARGVTLMGGTALAPGNVTPVAEANIWHDPEAAAAVFDAAWPVTMVGLDVTMKTLLDEG; encoded by the coding sequence ATGGCTCTCAAGATGGTCCTGGACTGCGACACCGGCATCGACGACACGATGGCGCTGATGTACGCGGCGCTGAGCCCGGAGGTCGACCTGCTCGCCGTGGGTGCGGTGTGGGGCAACGTGGACGTCGACACCGCGACCCGCAACAGCCTGCACACGCTGGCGATGCTCGGGCGCGACGAGGTGCCGGTGGCTCGCGGCGCGGCCGGGCCGAGCGACGGCTCGACCGCCGAGTTCGCGTTCCACGTGCACGGTGACGACGGGCAGGGCAACGCCGGTACGGGGCGCAGCGTCGGCCAGCCCGCGCCGGTCACGGCCGCCCAGCAGATCGTCGACGCCGTCCGGGCGCACCCGGGCGAGGTCGAGATCGTGGCCGTGGGCCCGCTCACGAACCTCGGAGAGGCCCTGGCGCTCGACCCCGAGCTGCCCTCCCTGGCGCGTGGAGTCACCCTCATGGGAGGTACGGCGCTCGCTCCCGGCAACGTCACGCCGGTGGCCGAGGCCAACATCTGGCACGACCCCGAGGCCGCAGCGGCGGTGTTCGACGCGGCATGGCCGGTGACGATGGTCGGCCTCGACGTCACGATGAAGACCCTGCTCGACGAGGG
- a CDS encoding mycofactocin-coupled SDR family oxidoreductase, whose product MIDLSGQAALVTGAARGIGRAVAVSLAEAGADVVVTDVARQVEGLTYETASGDDLAETVSMVEALGRRALPATVDVRRHDDLVAAVDLARAELGRLDVLVANAGVASWPTTTWQATPEQWQTMIDVVLTGTWNACRAAIPAILDGGRGGSIVFIGSTAAVKPLPTIGHYSAAKNGLVGLLKSLALELAGERIRVNAVHPGGTGTYMTENPAAEAWQAGVEGVGGALRLPMPIHRMEPVDVAHAVRWLSSDEARYVTGTELVVDAGATLQ is encoded by the coding sequence GTGATCGACCTCTCCGGCCAGGCCGCCCTCGTCACCGGCGCGGCCCGCGGCATCGGGCGCGCGGTCGCGGTGTCGCTCGCGGAGGCGGGGGCCGACGTCGTCGTCACCGACGTCGCGCGCCAGGTCGAGGGCCTGACCTACGAGACGGCGAGCGGCGACGACCTGGCCGAGACCGTCTCGATGGTGGAGGCGCTCGGACGCCGGGCGCTGCCCGCCACGGTGGACGTGCGCCGCCACGACGACCTCGTCGCCGCCGTCGACCTCGCGCGGGCCGAGCTCGGGCGCCTCGACGTCCTCGTCGCCAACGCGGGGGTGGCCAGCTGGCCCACGACGACGTGGCAGGCGACGCCGGAGCAGTGGCAGACCATGATCGACGTCGTCCTCACCGGCACCTGGAACGCCTGTCGCGCAGCGATTCCGGCGATACTCGACGGTGGCCGGGGAGGCTCGATCGTCTTCATCGGCTCGACCGCCGCGGTCAAGCCGTTGCCGACGATCGGTCACTACAGCGCAGCGAAGAACGGGCTCGTGGGGCTGCTCAAGAGCCTCGCTCTCGAGCTCGCGGGCGAGCGGATCCGCGTCAACGCCGTGCACCCGGGCGGTACGGGCACGTACATGACCGAGAACCCTGCGGCCGAGGCGTGGCAGGCGGGCGTCGAGGGGGTGGGCGGTGCTCTGCGCCTGCCCATGCCGATCCACCGCATGGAGCCGGTGGACGTCGCTCACGCGGTGCGGTGGCTCAGCTCGGACGAAGCGCGCTACGTCACGGGCACCGAGCTCGTCGTCGACGCCGGGGCGACGCTGCAGTGA
- a CDS encoding MFS transporter, which translates to MSKGSLRTYFQLVAPGAAAGPFGAATIARLPIAMTPLGIVLLVQHVTGSYALAGSVTGAFALGTAVGAPLWGRAIDRLGQPWVVGPTAVVSAVFTALIALTAGHVPLAVLIVLGAFAGVSFPPMTPAMRSAWREAVPDTSRHAAAFALDAVSVETIFIAGPMLLSLLLVVGSPVVPLLVTSGLLIVGGVTYATTGAARRAGSRGTAEALVAAVAQSRFDRVLPHGLLPVLVTGLGLAVAFGAIDTALAATARDVLGNQATLGFLFAAVAGGSATSGLWFGTRGVTQRAQIRFLPVLLLAFACGLTPISLLIGESSPALLVLLPLLYLTGLAISPTLIILQNLVDLAAPAARSSEGQAWLSTSVTTGAGAGTAAAGALIDLGGAPWGFATAGLAALVAASFAAGLRGRHARSTWPPQPTTTGG; encoded by the coding sequence GTGAGCAAGGGGTCGCTGCGCACGTACTTCCAGCTCGTGGCGCCCGGCGCCGCCGCTGGACCGTTCGGCGCGGCGACGATCGCCCGGCTGCCCATCGCCATGACGCCCCTCGGCATCGTCCTGCTGGTGCAGCACGTCACGGGCTCGTACGCCCTCGCGGGCAGCGTGACGGGCGCCTTCGCGCTCGGGACCGCCGTGGGTGCGCCGCTGTGGGGACGCGCGATCGACCGCCTCGGGCAGCCGTGGGTCGTGGGCCCGACCGCCGTCGTGAGCGCCGTCTTCACGGCGCTGATCGCGCTGACCGCCGGTCACGTACCGCTGGCGGTGCTCATCGTGCTGGGGGCGTTCGCAGGTGTCTCCTTCCCGCCGATGACGCCGGCCATGCGGTCGGCCTGGCGGGAGGCCGTCCCCGACACCTCACGGCACGCGGCCGCGTTCGCCCTCGACGCGGTGTCGGTGGAGACCATCTTCATCGCCGGGCCGATGCTGCTGTCGCTGCTGCTCGTCGTCGGGTCGCCCGTCGTGCCCTTGCTCGTCACGTCGGGGCTGCTCATCGTCGGAGGAGTCACCTACGCGACCACCGGGGCGGCGCGACGCGCCGGGAGCCGAGGAACGGCCGAAGCTCTGGTGGCCGCCGTTGCGCAGTCGCGGTTCGACCGGGTGCTGCCGCACGGACTGCTGCCGGTGCTCGTCACCGGTCTCGGGCTCGCCGTGGCGTTCGGCGCGATCGACACGGCGCTCGCGGCCACAGCCCGCGACGTGCTGGGCAACCAGGCGACCCTGGGCTTCCTCTTCGCGGCCGTCGCCGGAGGCAGCGCCACGAGCGGGCTGTGGTTCGGCACTCGCGGGGTCACCCAGCGGGCCCAGATCCGCTTCCTGCCTGTCCTGCTGCTGGCGTTCGCCTGCGGACTGACGCCGATCTCCCTGCTGATCGGCGAGTCCTCGCCCGCGCTGCTGGTGCTGCTGCCTCTCCTCTACCTCACCGGGCTCGCGATCTCGCCGACGCTGATCATCCTGCAGAACCTCGTCGACCTCGCCGCGCCGGCCGCCCGCAGCAGCGAGGGCCAGGCGTGGCTCTCGACCAGCGTCACCACCGGCGCCGGCGCGGGCACAGCGGCGGCCGGTGCCCTCATCGACCTCGGCGGCGCCCCCTGGGGCTTCGCGACCGCGGGCCTCGCCGCGCTGGTGGCCGCGAGCTTCGCGGCCGGCTTGCGAGGTCGGCACGCCCGCAGCACCTGGCCACCGCAACCTACGACGACTGGAGGCTGA
- a CDS encoding phosphotriesterase, which produces MDVIHETGTTHDDETVQTVLGPIPVSELGTTLMHEHVFNDLREALKEGVAPFVSDLAQQPVSAEIAWALREDPYSNEDNCTLDDEDVTVSELGLFAAVGGRTVVDNTTGPGRDPAALRRVSQRTGLNLVMGSGWCLAHGHDDSWAGRDPEEAADELVAEITGGVDIGDGDPVRPGIIGEIGVGPSFTASERVTLLASAKAQTRTGLPLLIHLPGWQRRAQEVVDLVLAEGCDPRAVVLCHMDPSGADRAYQREVAARGVWLEFDMVGMPFNFVGEGQSPAVHETADAVAGLIADGFASQLLLSHDVFLKAMWTRYGGNGYAFVPAAFLPRLQRLGVDEQTIASLLTANPAAVFTAAARS; this is translated from the coding sequence GTGGACGTCATCCACGAGACTGGCACGACGCACGACGACGAGACGGTCCAGACCGTGCTCGGGCCGATCCCGGTGTCCGAGCTGGGCACGACGCTCATGCACGAGCACGTGTTCAACGACCTGCGGGAGGCGCTGAAGGAAGGCGTGGCGCCGTTCGTCAGCGACCTCGCCCAGCAGCCGGTGTCCGCGGAGATCGCGTGGGCCCTGCGCGAGGACCCGTACAGCAACGAGGACAACTGCACGCTCGACGACGAGGACGTGACCGTCTCCGAGCTCGGGCTCTTCGCGGCGGTCGGCGGACGCACGGTGGTCGACAACACGACCGGCCCGGGCCGCGACCCCGCCGCGCTGCGCCGCGTGTCCCAGCGCACGGGTCTCAACCTCGTGATGGGCAGCGGCTGGTGCCTCGCGCACGGCCACGACGACTCGTGGGCCGGCCGTGACCCTGAGGAGGCCGCGGACGAGCTCGTCGCGGAGATCACCGGCGGCGTGGACATCGGGGACGGCGACCCCGTGCGGCCCGGCATCATCGGCGAGATCGGCGTGGGGCCGAGCTTCACGGCGTCCGAGCGCGTCACGCTGCTGGCGTCGGCGAAGGCGCAGACGCGGACCGGTCTGCCGCTGCTGATCCACCTCCCGGGATGGCAGCGGCGCGCCCAGGAGGTCGTCGACCTCGTGCTCGCCGAGGGGTGCGACCCGCGCGCGGTGGTGCTGTGCCACATGGACCCGTCCGGCGCAGACCGCGCGTACCAGCGCGAGGTGGCCGCGCGCGGCGTGTGGCTGGAGTTCGACATGGTCGGCATGCCCTTCAACTTCGTGGGCGAGGGGCAGTCGCCCGCCGTCCACGAGACCGCCGACGCGGTGGCGGGCCTGATCGCCGACGGGTTCGCGTCCCAGCTGCTGCTGTCGCACGACGTCTTCCTCAAGGCCATGTGGACCCGGTACGGCGGCAACGGGTACGCGTTCGTCCCGGCCGCCTTCCTGCCGCGTCTGCAACGCCTGGGCGTCGACGAGCAGACCATCGCCAGCCTGCTGACCGCCAACCCCGCCGCGGTGTTCACCGCGGCGGCCCGCTCC
- a CDS encoding nucleoside hydrolase → MSRQLILDVDTGTDDAVAIMFAALHPELELLAVTTVNGNVPVQHCTDNSLRVLDFIGRSDVPVHEGLSRPIVRLDFPRPKRYERDSEQDMHGTKLPLPDPTSSKHDTGAVEYLVETLRATTSQITLVPVGPLSNIAAALAIDPKITEAVDEVVIMGGGHDVGNETASAEFNIWADPEAAEMVFAAGFEKVTLVPLDATHQALVSADDCTRMKALGTPAGIAADVLIGRRVSAYTRGHGVAVADAAPVHDALCTAYLVEPKVISTRHLHVCVETQGKYTVGRTVIDTRTHDSLPPNCHVALQADAPLFVQQLMETFARAV, encoded by the coding sequence ATGTCTCGCCAGCTCATCCTCGACGTCGACACCGGAACCGACGACGCCGTCGCCATCATGTTCGCTGCCTTGCACCCTGAGCTGGAGCTGCTCGCCGTGACCACGGTCAACGGCAACGTCCCCGTGCAGCACTGCACCGACAACAGCCTGCGCGTGCTCGACTTCATCGGGCGCTCCGACGTCCCGGTCCACGAGGGGCTGTCACGACCCATCGTGCGTCTGGACTTCCCTCGTCCCAAGCGCTACGAGCGCGACTCCGAGCAGGACATGCACGGCACCAAGCTGCCGCTTCCGGACCCCACGTCGAGCAAGCACGACACTGGTGCGGTCGAGTACCTGGTCGAGACGCTGCGCGCGACGACGTCGCAGATCACGCTCGTCCCGGTCGGGCCGCTCAGCAACATCGCCGCGGCGCTGGCGATCGACCCGAAGATCACCGAGGCCGTCGACGAGGTCGTGATCATGGGCGGCGGCCACGACGTCGGCAACGAGACCGCGTCCGCGGAGTTCAACATCTGGGCCGACCCGGAGGCCGCCGAGATGGTGTTCGCGGCCGGCTTCGAGAAGGTCACGCTCGTGCCGCTGGACGCGACGCACCAGGCCCTGGTGTCCGCGGACGACTGCACGCGCATGAAGGCTCTCGGCACTCCCGCGGGGATCGCGGCGGACGTGCTCATCGGACGGCGCGTCTCGGCGTACACCCGTGGGCACGGCGTCGCCGTCGCCGACGCAGCACCGGTGCACGACGCGCTCTGCACGGCGTACCTGGTGGAGCCCAAGGTGATCAGCACGCGGCACCTGCACGTCTGCGTCGAGACGCAGGGAAAGTACACGGTGGGACGCACCGTCATCGACACGCGCACCCACGACAGCCTGCCTCCGAACTGCCACGTGGCCCTGCAGGCGGATGCGCCTCTCTTCGTCCAGCAGCTGATGGAAACCTTCGCGCGGGCGGTCTGA
- a CDS encoding glutamine amidotransferase, which yields MARVLLVGESWFVHMVHQKGFDSFFTSTYEEGGGAFIAALESTGHEVVYVPSHEVASRFPDTAESLDAFDVVVVSDVGANTFQLLPETFERSVPTTDRTELLRDYVARGGGLLMVGGYLTFSGIDAKARWGRTPLAGALPVEVLDRDDRVELPSGVPPVVVADHEVVAGLDARWPALLGLNETVARDGAVVVAECAGHPLLVLGEYEQGRSAAFTSDVAPHWAPPGFLEWGGYATLFDQLVRWLGVRS from the coding sequence GTGGCTCGCGTCCTGCTGGTGGGGGAGTCCTGGTTCGTCCACATGGTGCACCAGAAGGGATTCGACTCCTTCTTCACCTCCACCTACGAGGAGGGCGGCGGTGCGTTCATCGCCGCCTTGGAGTCGACCGGGCACGAGGTCGTGTACGTGCCGTCCCACGAGGTGGCGTCCCGGTTCCCTGACACGGCCGAGTCCTTGGACGCCTTCGACGTCGTGGTGGTCAGTGACGTCGGGGCGAACACCTTCCAGCTGCTGCCGGAGACGTTCGAGAGGTCGGTGCCCACCACCGACCGCACGGAGCTGCTGCGTGACTACGTCGCTCGCGGCGGTGGGCTGCTCATGGTCGGGGGCTACCTGACCTTCAGCGGCATCGACGCCAAGGCCCGCTGGGGCCGTACGCCCCTCGCCGGCGCCCTGCCGGTGGAGGTGCTCGACCGCGACGACCGGGTCGAGCTGCCGTCGGGCGTCCCGCCTGTCGTCGTCGCCGACCACGAGGTCGTCGCCGGCCTGGACGCGCGGTGGCCCGCGCTGCTCGGGCTCAACGAGACCGTTGCGCGCGACGGCGCGGTGGTCGTCGCCGAGTGCGCCGGTCACCCCCTCCTGGTGCTCGGGGAGTACGAGCAGGGTCGGTCGGCCGCGTTCACCTCCGACGTCGCGCCGCACTGGGCGCCGCCGGGCTTCCTGGAGTGGGGCGGTTACGCGACGCTGTTCGACCAGCTCGTGCGCTGGCTGGGGGTCCGCTCGTGA
- a CDS encoding nucleoside hydrolase, with protein sequence MVIDTDTASDDAVALVMALTHPDVEVLAITVVMGNVSLEQGLANAAYTRDLCGAQHVPIHAGAAQPLVREHVSAQNVHGADGMGDIGLPLAPATAQEEPAAQALVRLAHEHPGELVLVALGPLTNLAEALRLDPSIATAYRRVVIMGGTGDHSGNITPAAEFNVYVDPEAADEVFRSGMPIEMVGWDVSRNDAALSPSDVEHLSTLGERGAFCAGIQAQLMRFCHDVTQIEGIDLPDPVTTAIAIDPSIATETVLTYVAVETSGELTRGMTVVDRLGLLGRPPNATVVVRADRSRFLQMLHGACA encoded by the coding sequence ATGGTGATCGACACCGACACCGCGTCGGACGACGCCGTCGCGCTCGTGATGGCCCTGACCCACCCGGACGTCGAGGTGCTGGCGATCACCGTGGTCATGGGCAACGTGTCGCTCGAGCAGGGTCTGGCGAACGCCGCGTACACCCGCGACCTCTGCGGAGCGCAGCACGTCCCGATCCACGCGGGGGCAGCCCAGCCGCTGGTGCGCGAGCACGTCAGTGCCCAGAACGTGCACGGCGCGGACGGCATGGGTGACATCGGGTTGCCGCTGGCGCCAGCCACAGCGCAGGAGGAGCCGGCCGCCCAGGCGCTGGTGCGGCTCGCCCACGAGCACCCGGGCGAGCTGGTGCTGGTGGCGCTCGGGCCGCTGACGAACCTCGCCGAGGCGCTGCGGCTGGACCCGTCCATCGCCACCGCGTACCGACGGGTGGTCATCATGGGAGGCACGGGTGACCACAGCGGCAACATCACACCGGCGGCGGAGTTCAACGTCTACGTCGACCCGGAGGCCGCGGACGAGGTGTTCCGATCGGGCATGCCGATCGAGATGGTGGGTTGGGACGTGTCGCGCAACGACGCGGCGCTGTCACCCTCCGACGTCGAGCACCTGTCGACGCTGGGTGAGAGGGGTGCGTTCTGCGCGGGCATCCAGGCGCAGCTGATGCGGTTCTGCCACGACGTGACGCAGATCGAGGGCATCGACCTCCCGGACCCCGTCACCACCGCGATCGCCATCGACCCGTCGATCGCGACCGAGACCGTCCTGACGTACGTCGCGGTCGAGACGTCGGGCGAGCTCACGCGCGGCATGACGGTGGTCGACCGGCTCGGGCTGCTTGGCCGGCCGCCGAACGCCACGGTCGTCGTCCGAGCCGACCGCAGCCGGTTCCTCCAGATGCTGCACGGCGCCTGCGCCTGA